The DNA segment GTTGCCTGTGATGGATGGGAAGCATTGGAAAAATTGAAAAATGAGGATTTTGACGCCGTATTCATGGATATTCAAATGCCTGGTATGGATGGTGTCGCAACGACAAGCAGAATCCGGGCGGCCAAGCCCGGTTCAGGAATTAATCCCGAGATTCCCATTGTTGCCATGACTGCTCACGCAATGCTTGGGGATAGGGAAGTGTTCATTGATAGTGGTATGGATGAGTATATTGCCAAGCCCGTGGAACTGGATGAGATAAGTTCAACCATCGCTCGCCTGTTCACCAGGAAGGGGAAGTCAATTCAATAAGAGGGAGAAAGCAAAGAAGCCTGAACTGCTTTCTTCAACATATCCTCCTTGTTGAGTGGGAAATGGTTTGGTGCCAAAACGTGAGACTGTTATCTTCACTTAACAATCTAGAAAATATCTCCATTTTTGCTAGCCTTCACAGGTTGATTATTATATGTGAAGGAGATGGATACAAATACTCGAGCCGCCCGGCCCGTATCCTATTTTCCCGTCTCTCCGGTCATGTTGTTCCCGGAGGCTCTAGGGGACTTTGCAGTCTACCTCTGGCAAGGAGGGGACTTTGTCCTTTACACCCAATCGGGTCAGCAGTTCACTCTCCGTCATCGCCAGATACTCCACCAGAATGATGTCAAGGAAATCTACATTCAAAGCTCGGAAAAACCTGAGTATGAACGGTATATAGAGCAGAATCTGGGGAAGATTCTACTTGATGAAACACTTCCCATCGAAGTTCGATCAAAAGTTTTTTATGAAGCATCCGCTGTCGTCATGCAGGATGTTTTTGACCGCAAGCTTCCGAGCGCTCTGCGGGCGAGGCATTTCGACCGGATTACGGATATAGTCAAGAACTCCATCTCGTTTTTGGCTTCAGACAACTCCCTTTCAGCAATCGCTCCTTTTATTTCACATGATTACAAGACATATACGCACTGCATGCATGTCTTCATCTATTCGGTTGCCGTTTTTCAGAGTTATGACATGACTGACAGTGAAGTGTTTGAATGTGGTCTTGGCGCACTGCTTCATGATGTCGGCAAGGCCAAGATTCCCCGGCGTATTCTCAACAAGCGAGGCTCTCTGACCCAGGCCGAACGTGAGATCGTCAAGGAACACCCGATTCATGGGGTCTCCATGTGTGCCCATCTGCCCATGACTCAGAACACGATCAACTGTATTCTTTTCCATCATGAGAAACTCGATGGTACAGGATATCCCGCAGGGCTGAAAAGCGATAATATTCCCATGCCGGTACGGATAATTTCCTTGGCCGATGTCTATGATGCCCTGACCACGGAACGCCCCTATGCCGAAGGCATGGAACCTTATGAAGCCTTGACGCTGATGAGGCATGACATGCGGGATGCCTTGGATATGAACGTCTTCAAGCAATTCGTGGCTGTTTTAAGCGGTGCGGATCTTCTCTGATCTTTCGAAATATTCTCGTATTCCAGCTCAATGATTTTCTATCTTTTTTGGTGGTTTCCCTGCACTTTCTGGAGGTGTGTGTCTCGCGTGCCTGATCTCTTGTTTTGAGAGGGGGCGGAGACTGTATGGTTTCATATGGCCTTCCGGGTTTTTTCAAATGAGAATGCGTGGGAATGCAAAAAGGAAAGCCCCGGACAGAGAACTGTCCGGGGCTTTTGTCTTCATACTGTGGAAGTTTACTCAGCAGCTTGGCGGGCGGCTTTTATCCAACCTTCCCAGGTTGCCTTGTTCTTGGCGATCCATTCGTCTGCGTGGCGGGCGATGTCCTTGTCGGATTTTTCACCCTGATTCATCTTGGTGTTCTGTTCGCTGATATCGACCAGCGGCAGGGTAAAGAGCTCGAGGAATTTCGCAGCAGCGGGGTTCTTGGCGAGGAATTTCTTGTTGGCCACGACACGAATATCGGAGACGACAAAGCCTGCCTTGAGCGGATTGGACACGGCACCGACAACATCGGAAGCTGTCATGCGGTCCTTGGCTCCGGCCTGTGCTTCAGTCGGGTTGATCTCAGGGACATTGATCCACATGACGTCTTTGCCGGGCTTGAATTTGAAGATAGTCCAGTTTGGGGTCCAGGTATAAAAGAAGACGGGCTTGCCGGATTTGTAGTTACCCAGGGCAGAAGCCATTCCTGCTTCGTAGGCGGCCTTGACCGGGTTGATGTGGTCTTTCAGGTCATAGACCTTCATATGGTGGGAAATGACCTTTTCGCATCCCCATCCTGGAGGGCAGGCAGTCAGATCAGCTTTGCCGTCGCCGTTGGTATCAAATGCTTTTTGGACCTCAGGGCGCTTGAAGTCATCAAGGGATTTGATGTTGTATTTTTCCACTTCGCGTTTGGAAACAAGATATCCCTGAAGGCCACCGGCCTTGGCGACGTACCCGATTTTCTGTGCGTATTTATCAAAGTTCTTTGGCAACTGGGCATCGTGCATGGGGAACCAGCCGTTCGCCCAGTAGTCGAGGTCGCCCATGGTTACGGATTTGTAGAAGATGGGGTTGGCGAGGTCTTTGACCTTGGCAACTTTGTATCCCAGTTCTTCCATTCCCTTACGAATGAGGACTTCCTGAAAGAAGCCAGTGTTCCAGGTTGCACGGGCCGGGCGCAGGGTGACACCTTCTCCCGGTGTCATGTTCATTGCCATTGCAGTGGTCGCGAGCATGAGGATGCAGAGTGCCGCGAGGGTGGTTTTCATCAGTTTCATGGAACCTCCTTAGATTCTTATTTACTGTTTTTTAGCCATGGATTGGGTGATGCGGTCGAGAACAATGGCCATGAGCACAATGCCGAGACCGCCAACGACGGCGCGACCGATATCAAGGGTGTTCAGACCGTAGATGACGGGTGATCCGAGACCGCCTGCACCGATGAGGGCGGCGATAACGACCATGGAAAGAGCCATCATGATGGTCTGGTTCAGCCCGGCCAGGATAGTGGGCAGGGCCAGGGGAATCTGGACTTTGACCAGAACCTGCCAGCGGGTCGCTCCAAAGGCCTGTGCAGCTTCGATGAGTTCGGGATGGACTCCCCGAATGCCAAGGCTGGTCAATCGGATGATCGGTGGCAGGGCAAAGATGATCGTTGCCAGGACACCCGCGACGTTACCGACGGAGAAAAGCATGACAATGGGCACCAGGTAAACGAAAGCCGGGGTCGTCTGCATGGCGTCCATGACAGGGCGTAGTCCCGTCTGAAAGGTGTCGCTCCGGCCGGCCATGATGCCGAGCGGGACACCGAAAAGAGTACAGATGATTACGGATGAGAGGACCATCGCCAGGGTGATCATGGTTTCTTCCCACAGGCCAAGACAGCCGATGAGGACCATGGAGAGAATGGAAAACAGGGCCAGTCGTTTGCCGGAATACTTCCATGCGGCAAAGCCGATGACGGCGATGACGATGACAGGATGCAGGGCAGTGAGGCCATGCTCGAAACCGTTGAGAAGTTGTTCAACGGGCCATTTGAGAGTCTGGAAGAATTCCCGGTAGTTGTCCACCAGCCATTCCACGAAGACCGACACCCATTGATCCATGGGTATGATTGCATCTTCAAACATTATTCATTCACTCCGGTTTCAAGATTGACTTCCGTTTTGTGGAGTATTCTGAGGAAGCGGTTTTTGGAGACCACTCCTTTATAAACATCATTTTCATCGACCACCGGGACGGGCCAGGACGCCTCGGCTACTTTGGGGAGAATGTCCTGCATGGAATCTTCCATCCGTACCGCAGTTCCTTCCGGAAGAAATGCCTGGCTGATGGGAGAGTTGGGGATCCCGGCTTCAAGGGCATTTCTGATACCTTCTGAAGAGATGACGCCGAGGAAGCGGTGGCGGGCGTCGAGGACATATCCATGTTCACGCTCGCTGCCACTGAGAATTTCGTGCGCGGTGCGCAGGCTTCCCTGTTTGGTGACGATGATTGTCGGGTGGGTATCGCGTGCAATATCCGCCGCGCTGATGACATTGGTCGGGTCCACGCCACGGAAAAAGGCTCGCACGTAGTCGTTGGCCGGATTTTGGAGGATTTCATCCGGGGTGCCGACCTGGACAACATTGCCGCCTTCCATGATGGCGATACGATCGCCGATGCGCAGGGCCTCATCAAGGTCATGTGATATAAAGACGATGGTGCGTTGCTGTTCTTCCTGGAGTTTCAGCAGTTCATCCTGCATTTCAGTGCGAATAAGTGGATCGAGGGCTGAAAAGGCTTCATCCATAAGCAGGATGTCCGGGTCCACGGCGAGGCCGCGCGCCAGGCCGACACGCTGTTGCATGCCGCCACTGAGTTGGTCAGGGTACTGGTTTTCCCAACCAGTCAGGCCAACCTGTTCCAGGGCTTCCAGAGCGCGTTCATGGCGCTGGGCCTTTTCTATACCTGCCAATTCCAGGCCGAAAGCGGCATTGTCCAAAACGGTCTGGTGCGGCATGAGGGCGAAGGACTGGAAGACCATGCTCATGTTATGCAAGCGGAATTTGACCAGCTCATCGTTGTTCATGGCCGTGACGTCCTGACCATCGACTATGACACGTCCGGCAGTCGGCTCAATGAGTCGATTGAGCATCCGCACAATGGTCGATTTTCCTGAGCCGGAAAGGCCCATGATGACAAAAATCTCGCCCGCTTCAATGGAGAAGCTGGCATCACAGACGCCGACGGTCATGCCGGTTTCCTCCAAAACGGATTTCTTGTCATGGCCGTTTTGAAGCATTTTGAGTCCCTTGGCAGGCTTGCTGCCAAAGATCTTGTAAAGGTTTTCTACACGAATCTTTTCCATGGTATCTCCATAGGATATTATAAAAACCGCCTCCGTAACACGGGGCGTAAGTCAAAGGCGTGGGCAGAGAGGAGGAAGTCAGGAGGGAGGAACCCGCTTTCGCAGGCCACAAGGGAGGGTATTGCGGGATTGCCCGGAAAATGATGTTACTATTTTTCTTATGTGATAGAGAGTAGGTAAAGGCATATTATAATGTAGTGAAGAAAAGTAACAATGAAAACCGTAGAAATGGCAGTCAATACTGTAGTGTTTCCCTTTAGTAGTACGTATTTGTATTGACTATGAGTCCGTTGTTTCTTTTCTAATGCGAATTCTGCGCAGTCGTCTCAAAATTGGAGCAGGAGTCTCCAGGCAGTTCATTAAAATGTAACTCGCGATTGTAAGGATAGATAAAATGCCAGTCCCTGTCAAATGAGCTCTTATGTGACAGAAAAACAACGAAAATCATAACACAGATTTGTGAAATGCATACTCTTGAGGTTCTGAGGATATGACGTGGTCCGACACGGGCAGGATTTCTTCTCCCGCCAGTGTTTTTTCATGGGTGAAGAGCCTGCCTGTGTCGCATGAGTTTATCGTAATGAAATAACACTTTACCATAAAGGTTTCCATATTATATGGATGGATGAGATACAGTCTGTTGGGACTCGGAAAAGGGAACCGTTTTGAGAGGGAGTATTGCATTGAAAACCTGTGAAGACGTTCGGAATATGAAAGGCCTCCTCGATCGTTTTGGTATTGGCAATGACCCGGATTGGATATCCATAGTCCTCTTCGTGCGCAATCTGTTGAGTCGGCTTTCTATCTATACAGATGACAAGAAAGCGGAAATTCAACGGGAAATTTTTGGAGAACTGGCCAAGAAAGATTTTTCGGAGGAGCATTTCGAAGTCGTGCTCGCCATGCTTGATATGTACGTCATGCAGACGATCGGTGCTCAGGATCTAGAGGATGCCCTGACCAGGGAAAAACGATCCGCCTCTCAATTGTTGAATGAAATGAATGAGGTCATCGATACCATGAATGGGTCCAGCGAGCGACAGAATCGCAAGCTCGACGCTTTTAAAGAGCAGACTGTGGGGGTTATCGAGTCCGGTGAAGATCAGTCCGTCATCGTTGCCAAGGTTCGACAGATGTTTCAGGAATTGATCGTTGAATTCAAAGAAGAAGCCAAGCTGCTGCAATCGCGGGCTTTAATGCTTGAACGGTCGGCAAATTTTGATCCCCTTTTGACAGAGCTGCATAATCGGCGCGCTTTTGATGCCTTTTTGAATGATGCCATCCTGGCTCAACGCAAAAAGCCCGGCTCCCTCTGCCTCCTGATGATTGATGTCGATCTCTTTAAAAATGTCAATGACACGTATGGGCATCAGGCAGGTGATGATGTTTTGCGGGCCCTGGCCCGAATTCTAACGGCTCATGTCATCCAATACAACGGATTCCCGGCGCGATACGGAGGTGAAGAATTGGTGGTGGTCATTCAGGATATGCCCCTGGATATCGCCGTTCTCAAGGCTGAAGCATTGCGAACCAATGTCGAGCAGTATGGGTTTCGCATCCGTAATGAGGGGCGGCTGACTGAAGCCGAAGTCTCATGTACTGTTTCCATTGGGGTTGCCCAGTGGCAGAAAGGGTGGGATGCAGGGCAACTTGTTCGTGCGGCGGACACCGCACTCTATCGAGCCAAGGATTCCGGGCGTAATCAGGTCTGCACTGCGAGGCCTTCATAAAAAAGGGACTGTACTGGATTCTCCCGGAGAGGTACACTGTGAGGCAATGCAGCTGAAAAGTGTCCAATTCCTGTTTCTCTTGATTGTCCTATTCGTGATTCTCCTGACTCCGTCTCAAGGAGAGGCAGGGGAGGTCATGGTTCTCCATTCCACAGACAGAAGTGATGGCCGTACTGCATCGTTGATGCAGGGCATCCGTGACGCCCTTGGCAGCGACTTCAGTGTTTCAGAAGTGTTCCTCGGTACAGCCACTGACGACGAAGATCACTACGACGATCAGTTCCAAAAACTTTTTTCTTCTCAGCCGGATGATTCTGTCGTTGCCGTGGTGACTGATGGGTCGGAGGCCTTTTCATTCATGCGAAAATTTCGCGAAGATCTTTATGTCGGTACCCCCGTGATCTATTGTGGGCAAGCAAGGCCGAATCCGGAATTTTTGCGTCAATGCGGCAATTGCACCGGGGTGCCCCTTCATGATGGAGTCGCTGCGACGGTTGATCTGATCTTTTCTCTTGTCCCGACGACAGAGACAGTGGTGGGAATCCTTGACGCCACTCCGGGAAGCCGGGAACTTCGGTCGCAGGTAGAGCAGGCCATGGAGCCGTATTTCAGCCACGCCCAGCTCATTTTTCCGGGATATGAACCTGGTGATGACGATGGACTTGATATGGCACAGCTTGCCAGGGTTGCTGCCAGTGTGCCGCCATCAGCAGCAGTCCTGTTTCTGGATTTTTCCGTGGACAATTCGGGGGAGCCGGTTCTTCCGGCTGATGCTGTTCGTGAGGTGACCCGGCTCAGTGACGCACCTGTGTATGTCCTGAACGATCAATGGCTGGGAGCAGGAGTGCTTGGCGGGGTGTTTGTGACTGGCCAGACGCAGGGCCTCCGTGTTGGACACTTGGTCCAACGGGTGCTTTCCGGGGAACGGGCAGAGGAGATGCTGCCAGAAAGTCCTGAATTGGATGTGGTGTTGGACCAGACTGTCATGGCCCGCTTCGGTCTGGGCAGAGATGCCTTACCTCCGGGGGCAAAGGGGATCAACCCAGTCCCCAGCCCGGATATAGTGGAAGGCGTCTCTCCAGTGTGGTACGGGTTTGCCGTGGCAGGTCTCATCCTTGTTCTGGTTGTTGTTTGGGTCAGGAGCCGAGCAACTCAAAAAGATAGGCGGTCTGGAGACTGACCATTATCAGGACGGCACTGGTGGCGATGACGACCATCCGGCGGGTTTCCTGGCGGACTTTGAAGCAGATGTCGGCAAGTTGTTCGGAGATATATTCCGTTGTGTATTTTTTGTGTTGCAGCCAGATCATGAGTGTCTCCTCGATGTATGGTGTGTGTTCGATTTTTCTCATCAAGGGGCAGCGTACCGTCTTTGCTCTTTCCCACAAGCCTATTTGTCACAGGGGAGTGACGCCCGAAAAACAATTTCGAAGCGGTTTCGTGACATGGTTCGATTGTGTCGGAGCAGGGGTGGAGCGGTTGCTTCAGGAAGGAATCGTTTGGAGAAATCGGACAAGGGTCCGGCAGATGACCGGGTCGTACAGTTCTTCCCGATTGAGTAATTCGGCGGCGGCTTCGGCGGTCGAAAAGCCTCTTCGCTGGGGAGTGTCGGTTATCATGGCGCTGTATGTATCAGTGACGGCCACGATACGACCGAGTTGGCTGATGGCGTTCCCTTTCAGCTTATTCGGATACCCACTTCCGTTGAGGCGTTCGTGGTGCTGGAGCGCCGGTTCCCGTATTTCCGGTTGAATCAGACTCAATCGTGTCAGGATGGTGTCGCTTTTGCCCGGATGTCCCCGCATGGTTCTTTGCTCCATGGGTGTCAATTTCTGTTTTCTACCGAGCATCAGATGCGATATCTTGGTCATTCCTATATCATAGAGAAAAAAACCGAGGGCGACGGCATTCAGTGTTTTTGAGTGCAGATCTTCCCTATGCAGTTTGGTATAGACCGCCAGTGCCATGAGCGAGGCATTAACCCTGCGGCGTGGTGGACTGAGGTCAGCATGAATGTGCTGGACTATCTTCATGATATGGCTTGGCGAACGGGAAAGATAGGAGCAGAGCGTTTCGAGCGTTTGAGTGAGTGCCTTCAGTTCTCTTGGCATGGGGTGGTCGAAGAGATCATCCTGCCTGATCTTCAACTCTCCGATGAGAATGGAGGACTTTTCTTCCCAAGCCAGGTTCGGGTCCTTGAGCGCCATTTTGATATTGGTAGCGACCGTGGCCGAGTACTGAGATATCTGTTTACGGGAAAAAAAGAGGTCGCCGTCTTCACTGAGTTCACGAAATCGTTCGCGCTGTGCCCCTGAGACATCTTCCCCAGCCGTATAAATACGTGAGAGAAGCCCTGCCGATTCCCTGAATTCGTACAGGTCCACCGGGTACCTGACGGGTGGAAAGCATTCCAGAATATGCGGATCAATCTGATTATAGTCTTCCGTACTCAGATTATCCGGGTCATTATCCCTACTGGATTTTGTATTATTCTCTACATCGGCCATGCTTTACAAGCCCCGGTTATCAAGAAAGAGTTTTTCCTATAGCCTGGATACGATTTCTCGTCGAGTCCCAAATATCAACTGAAGGCAATCCAGGAAACCGCAAGGGTCCACAAGAATCCGCAAAGCAGGGCCGTGCCCGGTATCATCCACCATTTGAGCAGGATGGGGTGGCCCCGTAGCGTGAATGTGCCGCAACAGGAAAAAAGGCTGAGAATCATTTGGATGAGCAAGCCGGAAGCGGCAAGGGCAGGCAGGGCGAAAATCCAGAAAACAGGGTCAGCGATCCAGGTTTCGCTCACGAATATGACCTCCTTTTTTCACTTATCGGGGCCATGGGTCAGGCCATGATCCATTCGGCGAGAAGGGGAGGTCTGGGGAGGCCGTGGATTTGTTCAAAATGGCACTTTGCCGTCAGTTCCACTCCGTTCTTGATGATGGAGACCGGCCTGTCTGCCGAGACCACAACAACAACGATCTCTTCATGCTCTGCTGTGAAACGCAGGGCTGAATTGAATCGCGCGCCACGCGCCCGATTTTCACCGGGGACACTCCGCCCGTCCATCAGACATCCGAAGCCATGCAGTTTCAGATCGCGGCCGATATGGAGTGCACCATCAAGCTTGGCCAGGGAACAGGCAAGTTTGAGTTGACTGCTCTCCTGGAGGTCAAGATCCTTTTCAAAGTGCTGGCCGGACATGGTCAGCAGATTTTCGCCGGTATCAATGACCAGAGTGCACCCGTGCTTGCGGTCGCGTACCCGGTTGACCAGGAGGGAAACTATTTTGAGCAGGGTGTGCTGTTCTCCCATCTCCATTTCGGTTTCCAGAAGCTGCTCTTCCAGTTGAACGAGATTTGCCCGTTGGTTTGATGAGTGGAATCGACCGTCGAGAAAGCTGCAAATGAGGTTGTCCTTGATCCAGAGAAATCCATGTGTACCGCTGAATTGTGCTGCCAGATAGGAGCCGGGCATGGGGCCGATGGCAATACCCAGGATGCGTTGGCCGTCCGAGACAAGGACCCGCCCGGATTCTTCAACGGCCTGAAGAAGCTTGCGGACATGCTTGATATCGTGCAGGTGCGGTTGTTCCAGGGAAGGAAATCGGCAGATGAATCGGACCCGATCCAGTTGGCTCGGTTCCACCACGACCACTCTCCCTCGCGGCCATTCTCCTTCTTCCTGCGTGGCGGAGACGCCCAGTATGGCATCAAGAAACGGGTAGACACGGATTCGGGTGTCAAGCCAGCCCTGGCGACTTCGTTCGTCCACGATGTAGTCTCTGATAGCGTGGGTTGCGCAGTGCTGGAGTATGAATCCGGCTGTGTCGAGATTCTGCACATCGCGGGTCGCAAAATTCTGGGAGACCAGGCCTGCCGCATATTCCAGCCAACGCTCTGTCGGTCCCACTGAGCACATATCCGGGTGTTGTTCCGTAAACCATGCCTGATAGTGCATATGTCTGGAACGGGCGACCAAAGAAATAATACCGGAGAGGCCGAGGTCGTTCTCTTCATCTTCTCTAAGCTGCATTTCCCGTCCGGTGACGGCATCTCCTCGCCATTGGTTGGAATAGAGGTAGTAGTCTCTGAGCTTGGGTTCGTGGCCACTCAGAAGATCCTGCGGATCGCAAATGCGGGGAGGGGAACCTGGAGTCTCGGCATAGATAAGCGCAGCACGGCTGGGATGGGAAAAGTGGGACAGGCCGTCCCGCAGTCCATCCAGGATATGGAATATGCAGATATTTTCAAACGATGCCATACTCATGTGCTCTTCCCTTGACGTTGCGGGTATCCGGTGTGGATGCAGTGTATGCATGTAGCCTCAAAGAGTGAAGAAAGTCCAGATACACTCGCATGGATGGACCTCACCTTCTTTGCCTTCTGATTCTTTTTTGCGTGGCGGTTGTGCAACGATGGAAAGAGGTTTGCTTGCCGCCCGTTGGACGCGTATATAGAGAGGATGAAATATGTTGGTGTGGATGCGTGCAAGTGTGGCTGGATGGCGGCGATCATGGACAAAACCGGGGTTCGGTGTGAAGTTTTTCCCGAATTTGCCGGAATATGGGATGCCCATTCGGATATTCAACGTCTTTTTGTGGATATCCCCGTGGGATTGGCCGCCGAAGGGGACAGGGGGGCTGATATGGAAGCTCGACGGTTCCTGCCGCCGGGATTCAAGAGTTCCATTTTTAATACGCCGGTTCGAAAGGCTCTTTATGCTAGGACAAACGCAGAGGCAAAATCGATAAATCAGGAATTGACCGGTAAGTCGTTATCTGAGCAATCACTGGGAATCAGCAAAAAAATTCGAGAAGTTGACCGTTGGCTTCAGGCCCACCAAAAGGAACAGGGAAAGGTCTTTGAGTCCCACCCTGAGATATGTTTTATCCACTGTGCCGGGGGGCCATTGTCTTATGGGAAAAAGGATTTTCTTGGTACCTTGGAGCGCATGAAAATCGTAAGAAAATTTGTCAAGAGCGCGGAAGATCTGCTGGTCAGTGTTCGGGAGCGGTATACGCGGACCAACGTGGCTGCCGATGATATATTGGATGCCATGGTTCTGGCGGTTGTTGCAAAAGAATGCGACGGTAGACCGAGCTTCTTCCCTGCCGGGGTGGAGGAACCGCCCCAAGACGAGACCGGGCTTCCCATGGCTGTCTGGTATCATGATTTTTCCAACCCCCGATAAAGGGAGACTGTAATGCAATGCGAAATCATGTCCATGGCTTGGAAAAAAGGCATGATAGTGCCACTCCTGGTCCTGCTACTGACCTTGGGAGCCTGTATGAAAACAGTGCACCATCCGCCTCTTGAGGTGACCTTCCTGCCCAATCGGGGGGATTTTATTTCTGGATATGGTGATCCTCTTTCTCCTGCAGAGGTTATGGGAATGATGCGGGGGAAGGACTATATTTTGATAGGTGAAGGGCACAGGAATGTCTGTGACCACAAGATGCAACA comes from the Pseudodesulfovibrio piezophilus C1TLV30 genome and includes:
- a CDS encoding ABC transporter substrate-binding protein codes for the protein MQLKSVQFLFLLIVLFVILLTPSQGEAGEVMVLHSTDRSDGRTASLMQGIRDALGSDFSVSEVFLGTATDDEDHYDDQFQKLFSSQPDDSVVAVVTDGSEAFSFMRKFREDLYVGTPVIYCGQARPNPEFLRQCGNCTGVPLHDGVAATVDLIFSLVPTTETVVGILDATPGSRELRSQVEQAMEPYFSHAQLIFPGYEPGDDDGLDMAQLARVAASVPPSAAVLFLDFSVDNSGEPVLPADAVREVTRLSDAPVYVLNDQWLGAGVLGGVFVTGQTQGLRVGHLVQRVLSGERAEEMLPESPELDVVLDQTVMARFGLGRDALPPGAKGINPVPSPDIVEGVSPVWYGFAVAGLILVLVVVWVRSRATQKDRRSGD
- a CDS encoding DNA integrity scanning protein DisA nucleotide-binding domain protein, translated to MSMASFENICIFHILDGLRDGLSHFSHPSRAALIYAETPGSPPRICDPQDLLSGHEPKLRDYYLYSNQWRGDAVTGREMQLREDEENDLGLSGIISLVARSRHMHYQAWFTEQHPDMCSVGPTERWLEYAAGLVSQNFATRDVQNLDTAGFILQHCATHAIRDYIVDERSRQGWLDTRIRVYPFLDAILGVSATQEEGEWPRGRVVVVEPSQLDRVRFICRFPSLEQPHLHDIKHVRKLLQAVEESGRVLVSDGQRILGIAIGPMPGSYLAAQFSGTHGFLWIKDNLICSFLDGRFHSSNQRANLVQLEEQLLETEMEMGEQHTLLKIVSLLVNRVRDRKHGCTLVIDTGENLLTMSGQHFEKDLDLQESSQLKLACSLAKLDGALHIGRDLKLHGFGCLMDGRSVPGENRARGARFNSALRFTAEHEEIVVVVVSADRPVSIIKNGVELTAKCHFEQIHGLPRPPLLAEWIMA
- the proV gene encoding glycine betaine/L-proline ABC transporter ATP-binding protein ProV translates to MEKIRVENLYKIFGSKPAKGLKMLQNGHDKKSVLEETGMTVGVCDASFSIEAGEIFVIMGLSGSGKSTIVRMLNRLIEPTAGRVIVDGQDVTAMNNDELVKFRLHNMSMVFQSFALMPHQTVLDNAAFGLELAGIEKAQRHERALEALEQVGLTGWENQYPDQLSGGMQQRVGLARGLAVDPDILLMDEAFSALDPLIRTEMQDELLKLQEEQQRTIVFISHDLDEALRIGDRIAIMEGGNVVQVGTPDEILQNPANDYVRAFFRGVDPTNVISAADIARDTHPTIIVTKQGSLRTAHEILSGSEREHGYVLDARHRFLGVISSEGIRNALEAGIPNSPISQAFLPEGTAVRMEDSMQDILPKVAEASWPVPVVDENDVYKGVVSKNRFLRILHKTEVNLETGVNE
- the proX gene encoding glycine betaine/L-proline ABC transporter substrate-binding protein ProX — its product is MKLMKTTLAALCILMLATTAMAMNMTPGEGVTLRPARATWNTGFFQEVLIRKGMEELGYKVAKVKDLANPIFYKSVTMGDLDYWANGWFPMHDAQLPKNFDKYAQKIGYVAKAGGLQGYLVSKREVEKYNIKSLDDFKRPEVQKAFDTNGDGKADLTACPPGWGCEKVISHHMKVYDLKDHINPVKAAYEAGMASALGNYKSGKPVFFYTWTPNWTIFKFKPGKDVMWINVPEINPTEAQAGAKDRMTASDVVGAVSNPLKAGFVVSDIRVVANKKFLAKNPAAAKFLELFTLPLVDISEQNTKMNQGEKSDKDIARHADEWIAKNKATWEGWIKAARQAAE
- a CDS encoding DUF429 domain-containing protein; the encoded protein is MKYVGVDACKCGWMAAIMDKTGVRCEVFPEFAGIWDAHSDIQRLFVDIPVGLAAEGDRGADMEARRFLPPGFKSSIFNTPVRKALYARTNAEAKSINQELTGKSLSEQSLGISKKIREVDRWLQAHQKEQGKVFESHPEICFIHCAGGPLSYGKKDFLGTLERMKIVRKFVKSAEDLLVSVRERYTRTNVAADDILDAMVLAVVAKECDGRPSFFPAGVEEPPQDETGLPMAVWYHDFSNPR
- a CDS encoding ABC transporter permease; translation: MFEDAIIPMDQWVSVFVEWLVDNYREFFQTLKWPVEQLLNGFEHGLTALHPVIVIAVIGFAAWKYSGKRLALFSILSMVLIGCLGLWEETMITLAMVLSSVIICTLFGVPLGIMAGRSDTFQTGLRPVMDAMQTTPAFVYLVPIVMLFSVGNVAGVLATIIFALPPIIRLTSLGIRGVHPELIEAAQAFGATRWQVLVKVQIPLALPTILAGLNQTIMMALSMVVIAALIGAGGLGSPVIYGLNTLDIGRAVVGGLGIVLMAIVLDRITQSMAKKQ
- a CDS encoding HD-GYP domain-containing protein, which gives rise to MADVENNTKSSRDNDPDNLSTEDYNQIDPHILECFPPVRYPVDLYEFRESAGLLSRIYTAGEDVSGAQRERFRELSEDGDLFFSRKQISQYSATVATNIKMALKDPNLAWEEKSSILIGELKIRQDDLFDHPMPRELKALTQTLETLCSYLSRSPSHIMKIVQHIHADLSPPRRRVNASLMALAVYTKLHREDLHSKTLNAVALGFFLYDIGMTKISHLMLGRKQKLTPMEQRTMRGHPGKSDTILTRLSLIQPEIREPALQHHERLNGSGYPNKLKGNAISQLGRIVAVTDTYSAMITDTPQRRGFSTAEAAAELLNREELYDPVICRTLVRFLQTIPS
- a CDS encoding GGDEF domain-containing protein codes for the protein MKGLLDRFGIGNDPDWISIVLFVRNLLSRLSIYTDDKKAEIQREIFGELAKKDFSEEHFEVVLAMLDMYVMQTIGAQDLEDALTREKRSASQLLNEMNEVIDTMNGSSERQNRKLDAFKEQTVGVIESGEDQSVIVAKVRQMFQELIVEFKEEAKLLQSRALMLERSANFDPLLTELHNRRAFDAFLNDAILAQRKKPGSLCLLMIDVDLFKNVNDTYGHQAGDDVLRALARILTAHVIQYNGFPARYGGEELVVVIQDMPLDIAVLKAEALRTNVEQYGFRIRNEGRLTEAEVSCTVSIGVAQWQKGWDAGQLVRAADTALYRAKDSGRNQVCTARPS
- a CDS encoding HD-GYP domain-containing protein, yielding MDTNTRAARPVSYFPVSPVMLFPEALGDFAVYLWQGGDFVLYTQSGQQFTLRHRQILHQNDVKEIYIQSSEKPEYERYIEQNLGKILLDETLPIEVRSKVFYEASAVVMQDVFDRKLPSALRARHFDRITDIVKNSISFLASDNSLSAIAPFISHDYKTYTHCMHVFIYSVAVFQSYDMTDSEVFECGLGALLHDVGKAKIPRRILNKRGSLTQAEREIVKEHPIHGVSMCAHLPMTQNTINCILFHHEKLDGTGYPAGLKSDNIPMPVRIISLADVYDALTTERPYAEGMEPYEALTLMRHDMRDALDMNVFKQFVAVLSGADLL